In Mycobacterium sp. Aquia_213, the sequence CGGCCAGGCCGCCAAGGTGTGCAACAACATGGTGCTGGCGGTGCAACAGATCGCGGTCGGCGAGGCGTTCGTACTGGCCGAGAAGCTCGGGCTGTCGGCGCAGTCGCTGTTCGACGTGATCACCGGTGCGACCGGCAACTGCTGGGCGGTGCACACCAATTGCCCGGTGCCGGGCCCGGTTCCGACCTCACCGGCCAACAACGACTTCAAGCCCGGCTTCGCGACCGCGCTGATGAACAAGGACCTGGGACTGGCGATGGATGCGGTGTCGTCAACCGGCTCGGCCGCGCCGCTGGGCCGCCACGCCGCCGAGATCTACGCGAAGTTCGCCGCCGACCATGCCGACAAGGATTTCAGCGCGGTGATTGAGATGCTGCGCTAAGCCGTGCTTTCGCAATGCGGTTGTCTCCGAAGGAGCATTCGATGATCGAAGTGCTGGACGACATGCCGGCGGGCGTGACCGGCGTCCGGGTATCGGGTCGGTTGAACGCTGAAGATCTGCGCAACTTCAAGCCCGCCATGGAAGAACTCGTGAAGGGCGACGAGATCAGGATCGTGGAGGTCATCGCCTCCGACTACGAGGGCTTCGGGCCCGGTGGCTTGGTCGAGGACCTGAAGCTGGGCCTGGGCGCCGTGTTCAAGCATCATTCGGCGTTCAAGCGAATCGCGGTCGTGTCCGACAAGGAGTGGGTCGGCCATACTCTGCACGCGCTGGCGTGGATGGTTCCGGGCGAGCTCGCCGTATTCGGGCTCGACGAACTCGAGCGCGCCAAACAGTGGGCCGCCGGCTAGAAGTCACCGGCGTTGCGGCGCAGCGTTTCAATCGATTCGACCAGCGCCTGCGATTCGGCGGTTTCCATGCCGATATCGGCGAACACCTGCTCGTTGAGCGTGACGGTGGCGTCCTCGACCGTGGACCGGCCGAGTTCGGTGATCTGCACCAGCGTCGTGCGTCCATCGGTGGGGTGCGCGACCCGCTGAACCAGCCCGTCGGCCTCCAGCCGGCGGATCGCGTGGGTGACGCTGGTGACGTGAACCTGTAGCCGGTCGGACGCCTTGGTAATGGGCAATGCCCCGGTCCGGCTGAAGGCGAGCAGCCGCAGCAACTCGTAGCGGGAGAAACTCAAATCGTAGGGCCGCAGCGCCGTCTCCACCCGAGCCAGCAGGATCTGATGCGCACGCATCACCGAGGTCACCGCGACCATGCCCTGCGAGACATCCCCCCAGCCCGCACGCTCCCAGTTGCTGCGTGCCGCGGCGATCGGGTCGCGCTTCTTATCCGGGGCCACGCCTTTTCTTACCGCACTTGCGGCAAAAGCGGGTCAACTGGCGCGATTCAGCGTGTGCTCACTTGCCGACCGCGGACAGCACCGCGAGAGTGGATGCGCGGCTGCCCACGGTAATCCGCGCGCCGCCGTCCGGATAGCAGCGCACCCGAAGCTCGCTGTCGGCGAACACCTCACTCCACTGCCGGCCCGGCGCACTCTTGGCCGGCAGGTACATGAAGTTCGCGTGCGCGTCGGTCGTATATATCCCCAGCGCGGACAGGCGCATCCGGAGATACCGCCGCTCGGCGGTGATCATCCGGATCCGTTGCAGCAGTTCGTCTTCGGCATTGTAGGATGCCGTGACCGCGGGCAGGCTGGTCATCGCGATGCCGAACGGCAACTGGTGCGACCACATCGTCGCCGCCAGCTCGGGTGCCGCCACCCCATAGCCGATCCGCAGCCCGGCCAGCCCGTACGCCTTGGAAAACGTCCGCACCACCACCACATTGGGGAATCGCCGCGCCAGCGCCGAAACCTCGACCCGGTGTTCAGGTGCGGCGAATTCGATGTACGCCTCGTCGAGCAGCACGATGGTTTCGCGGCGCACGCGGCGCAGGAACCGGAACAGGTGCGACGTCGGCTCCAGCGTGCCGGTGGGGTTGTGCGGCCGGCACACCACCACGACGCGGGCACTCGCGGCCGCGGCCGCCAGCCGGTCGAGGTCGTTATGGCCGCCCTTGTCCAGCGGCACCGTCACCAAGTTCAGCCGAGCCATCTGCGCGATGATCGGGTAGCCGTCGAAGGTGGGTGTCGACGTGACCATCGTGTCGCCCGGAGCGGTCAGTGCCTGCAGGGTCTGCAGCACCACGCCCGTAGCGCCGGCGCCCAGCACCACCTGCTCCGAACCGACCCCGATGCGACTCGCGATCACGTTGCGCAACCGCTCGGGCAGGAACTCCGGATACCGGTTGGCCGCATCGATGGACTTGACCAACACCGACCGCACCGCGGGCAGCGGAGGAAACGGATTCTCGTTGAGCGACAAGGCCAGTGGATCGATCCCGGGCGGGACCGAGTCATCGACCTCCGCGGTGGCGGAACTTGCGAGGGGTTGCATCAGTCTCGCCCGCCCCAGCGCACCGCCGCCGCTCCGGCGAAGTCGCCGGCGTGCGCGAAACCCGCCATCAGCACCACGTCGCCGGACTTGAGCTGACCGTCGGATATCGCGCGATCCAGATTGATCGGGATCCCGGCGCCGAACAGGTTGCCGCACTCCTCAAAGGTGTCCCGGTGGCGTTCCGGGGGCAGCTCGAGCGCCTCACGCCAGTTGCGCAGAAAAGCCCTATTCGGCTGGTTGGTGACCATCAGGTCGATGTCCTTGGTGGACAAGCCGATTCGATCGCAGACCGCGTACGCGACCTCGGGAACCTGTCGGTTGCCGCGGGCCAGCACCTTGGTGATCTTGCTTTCGGTGAAGCCGATGCTGCCCTCTCCGGGCCCTGCCCCCCACCACTTGCGCGGCGGGTCGAAGGAAAGCGTCATCTCCCCGGCGTATTCACCGAAGGTACGGCATTCGACATCCAGAATGGGCGACCGGTCGCTCACCGTGACCAGCCCGACCGCGGCGCCGTCACCGGGCACGGCAGACTGCGCCTTGCGGCGAATCGTCGGCTGGTCGAAGAATTGGCCGGCCGCGTTCTGCGCAATCGCGATCAGCGCGGTGTGCCCTTCCCCCGACGACAGCAGTTTGCGGGCCACGTTGAGCGCCAACACAAATGCCGCACAACCGCCGTTGTTCAGGTCCAGCACCCACGACGGTCGCAGACCCAGCCGGTGCGCGATGCCGCCGCCTTGCCCGTAGAACGCCATGTCGGGCACCTGCGTGTGGGTGATCAACACGTCGGCACCCTCGACGACGTCGTGGCCGTGCCGCTCGATCAGTCCCTGCACCGCGCGTTCGATCATGTCGATCGAACTCTCGTCCGGCGCAACGTGATGGCGAAACTTCGGGGCCCGAAACATCACGTTCTCACGGAGCTCGTCGGATTCGGCGAACTGTGCGTAGTACTCGGCGGGGATCGGTTCGCCGGGCAGATAGGTGGAGATGTCGATCAGGCTGACGTTTGGTTTACCCATGGTTGGCTCATCTCATCCAGTCGGGGGTCACCGGCAGGCCATTGTGGTGCCGGTACTCGGCGATTGCCTTGAGGTTCTTCATTTCCAGCAGGTGGCCTGCGCCGAACATGTCCCAGAAGTCGCCGACCCATACCGGGCGCTGCGCCGGCGCGGTCTCCGGATACGGGTTGTGGTCGTAGAACGGGTGATGGCAATTGGTCCACAGCACAACCGAACCGGGCTTGTCGAGGACCACCTGCGCGTCGATGACGCGCATCAGATAGATCATCCACAGGTGCTTGCCCTGATCCCACGCGCAGTGGTAGTCGACCGTTCGGGCCTGCTCGTTGGCGACGGTGCGCGTGTAGATCTCGGTCTCCGAGCCGAGCCGGTCGTAGGCCAGCCACAGGCCGGGCTCGTCGGTCGGGGTGAAGCCGCGCAGACTGTAGGTCCACTCTTCGAGGCTGCGAGTGTCGGACAGGTACTCGTAGAGCTCGTCGGGCGGGCAGTCGACGTAATCGTTGACGGTGCAGTATTCCCCGAAGACCTGGTCGTGCGGGTACACCGACCGCATCATGTCCATGATGATCGGAGTGGCCTGCTCCCTAGGGCTGGTTTCGATGCGAGTGACACCATCGATGAGGTCGGGGATATCTTCAAGCGCTGGCAGCGACATTGGTGCATTTCTCCTTAACAGTCGGAATCTCGTCAATGGCAATGGTTTCGGTCTTTGCCGCGGTGAGGAATGGGGCGAAGGGCGGGATCTCGTCGGCGGCACATTCGACGCTGACCACCGCCGGGCCGTCGATGTCGAGCGCCGTGCCCATCGCGGCGGCAAGTCCTCTTGCGTCGCCGACGTCGATCGACGTCAGGCTCGGGAACATGGCTGCCAGCCCGGCACCGAGCCGGCTGGGCTGAAATCGGTTGTAGCTGTATAAGTTGTCGTAGAACAGTTGCTCGCGGGTCACACACATGGCATGCGCGTTGTTGTTGAACAATACGAACGTCACCGGCAACCGGTATTGCACCGCGGTGTGAACTTCCATGCCGTGCATGAAAAACGCTCCGTCGCCGGCGATCACCACGGTGCGCCCATTCGGCCGTCCGCTGTTGGCCCGCCCGAAAGCCATCCCGATGCCGGCCCCGAAGCTGTAGCCCATGCCACCCATGCCAAGTGCGACGGTGAATCTGCCACCGCGCCGGGCCGGCAGGTAATGCACCGCGGACGCACCGGTATTGCCCGCGTCGACCACGATGTCGGCTCCGTCGGGCAGGACGCGGTCGAGCACCGCCATCGCGTCGCGGTAGCGCAGGCCCTCGCCAACCCACGACGGGGGCGTCAGTTCGGAGCGCGACACGACATCGGGCACCCGCACGCCCGTCGGACGCCCGCTGCCGGACAGGGCTTGGGTCAGCATGCGCAGGGAGGTGCGCAGGTCGTCGGTGTGGACATGCGTGCACGGAACATAAGGCCGCGCAGAGCCGATCGAGACGGTACGCGCCATCGCCAGGGCGTCGTCGAGCCCGGTGCGGGCCGTGACCGACAGGCGGGTACCGACCACGAGGCACACGGCGCTGGCGGCCACCGCGTCGGCGACACCCGGGTGACCCATCACGCCGGTTACCCCCAGCGCAGACGACGAGCCGAATCCCGGTGTGCCGGAAGCATCTTTGGCGTCGGGCACGGTGGCCACCCGGGCCCGCAACAATGCGCGCAGCTCCTCGAGCTCGGCGCGGGCGTTGTCGCGGGCGACCTGCTCGCCGGCAATAATCGTGATCGGTCCGTCGACGTTGCGCAGCACCGGAATGATCGGCTGCGGGTTTCCGATCGGCCGCGGGTCAGTACCGATGCCGCCCGTTCGGTCGGCGTAGACGAATGCCTGCTGAATATCCTTGGGCAGCAACAATACTGCCGGTCCGCCGGTGCGCGCCGCGGCGACGGCCCGCGACATTGCCGCACCGATGTCGGCCGGCCGCAGCACCCGCTCGCAGGACACCGACACCGCGGCGAAAACGGCCTCGGCGTTCAGCGATCCGTTGTTGCCGCTGGTGTCCTGAAAGCTGCCGCGCCCATCCATCGTCGTCGGGGCCTGACCGACCAGCGCCAGCACCGGAACCCGGCTCGTCAGCGACTCCCCAAGGCCCGCTACCAGATTCAGCGCACCGCCGCCCGAAGTCGCGGCCACCACACCCAATCCGGCACCGCTACGGCTGTATCCGTCGGCCATCGTGGCGGCGGAGAACTCGTGCTTGGCCAGGACGGCGGTGATGTCGGAGTGGAAATGTGCGGCGTCGTAAAGGTCTTCGATGTTGGCGCCGTCCACGCCGAAGATGTGGTCGACGCCGATTGACCTAAGGCATTCGACGACGTGGTCGACAACACGGTGCTTCCGAGGCATCTGCTCACCTAAGTTCGATTGAGACGATGCCTAAGGCACGAGTCAGGTGAGCCGCCGGTTCACCTGACGGGTTTTACAGCGAACGCTGCAACAAAACCTGGCCGCTATCGGCGGCGACCACTTGCACGGCGGCGATCTGCTCGATCGGCGTCGAGATGCTCGCGGCGGGCGTCGCGGTGTGACCGGGTTCGGCGACCCACGTCGCCAGCCGAGTTTGGCTGCCGTCACGACCGACCACAACCATCGCCAACGTGTCATGGTGCGCATACGGCGGCGCCAGGCAGACGCACTTCAAGTTGATGGACGTCCCCCAGTGCTGGCTGGAAATCTGCACCGTCGACGCCAGCAGGTTGGTACCCACCTGCGCCATCTCCGACGACGCGGCCACCGGCTGGGTAGGTGTCGCCGACGGGGTATGCCCCTGAATGCCGACGAACACGCCGACCGCCAAAACCGCGGCCGCGGCGGACGAGGCCACCCAGGTGATCGCCCGGGTGCGGCGCCGGCGCCAGGCGACCTTCGCCAGCAACGACGGCAACAGCTCGGGCGAGGGCTCCGGGGTCACCGGTGGGATATCGCCGGACTCCGCGATCGCAGCGACTTCTTCACGATCGAGTTGCGATAGCAGGGCCGGCACGCCACTGAGCTCAGCAACGGCCTCCCGGCACGCCGCGCAGTGGACCATGTGCCCTTCGAATTCGCGGCGGTCGACAGACGACAGCGAACCGAGCACGTATGCGGCATCCCACATCGCGTAGCGGTGATTGTCACCCATGATCAGACCAAAGACCTCGTTGTCGCCAGGCGGGCCTACACCTCGTGTCGGCGTCTTCATTTCATCCATCTCCTGTCACCCTTCAAGCATTCGGAGCCGATGACCACACGGATTGGTGGCTGGGCTGTCATCGAGTAACTCCGAGTTCCTGCAGAGTGAGCCGCAAAGCCCGCACGGCATAGTGTAGTCGCGACTTCACGGTTCCTTCGGCAATGTCAAGGTCTCCAGCAATCTGCGCGGTGGTCCATCCGCGGTAGTAAGACCGCTCGATGACGGCCCGGTGCTCCGCGGACAGTTGCGTCATCGCATCGGCGATCAGCAGCCGGTCCAGTGCCGCGTTGACCTCGTCTGGGGTGGCCTGCTCCGGCGCTCCCTCTTCGTCGAGCGAGCCGACCACGTTGCGATAGCGAGCGCTGCGCCGATCGTCGATGATCATGTTCCGGGCAACGGTGAACAGCCAGGCCCGCGCCGAGCGCTCGGTGTCGCCGACGACCTCCGGGTGCTGCCATGCCCGGAGCAGCGTTTCCTGAACGACGTCCTCGGCGTGAGCGGCGTCACCGGTCAACCGCAGCGCATAGCGCCACAGGACGGCGGCGTGCTCGTCGTAGAGCGCCTTCATCAACGCAGCTTCTGCCGCCGCAGTACCAGCGCCACGAGCCACTCGATCACCTCCTGCCCATTGAAACGAGTGCAACAGGCGTTTAGTTCGAGATTCAGCTCAGAGTGAGAATTCGGGGCCCGTCGTCGGTGACCGCCACGGTGTGCTCCCAGTGCGCCGCACGTGATCCGTCGGTGGTGGTGACCGTCCAGTCGTCGGCGAGTACCAGCGTTTTGCCTGTTCCGAGAGTCAGCATCGGCTCGATGGCCAGCACCGAACCGGGGGCCAGCAGCGGTCCGCGGCCCGGAGACCCTTCGTTGGGCAGGAACGGGTCCATGTGCATCTGTCGGCCGATGCCGTGTCCGCCGTAGCCCTCGACGATCCCGAACGCGCGGCGGTGGCGCGCCTCGGCGGCACGCGTACCCATTTCGATGGCATGCGCGACGTCGGTCAACCGGTTGCCGGGGATCATTGCCGCGATTCCGGCTTCCAGCGACTCCCGCGTCGCCGCGGAGAGTGCTTCGTCGTTGGGATCGAGCGCCCCGACCCCGAACGTGATCGCGGCGTCGCCGTGCCACCCGTGCAACACCGCGCCACAGTCGATGGACACCAGGTCACCCGGGGCGAGGATTTCCGCCGCGGAGGGGATGCCGTGCACCACCCGGTCGTTGACCGACGCGCAGATCGACGCCGGATAGCCGTGATAGCCCAGGAACGACGGGATTGCGCCGGCCTCCCGGATCACCGACTCGGCGATTTCGTCCAGACTCAGGGTGGACACCCCGGCGACCGCGGCGGCGTGCACCGCCTGCAGCGCGGTGGCAACCACGGCACCGGCCGCGGCCATCGCGTCGAGTTCGCCGGCGCTGCGCTGCGGCACTACCTTGCGACTGCGCAACCGCGCCAGCGGGCGCATCGTTACTTGCCCAGCGCTCGCAGCGCGCGGGCGAATACCTCGTCCAACGATCCGATGGCGTCGATCGTCTTCAGTTCGTCGCGGTAGTACTCCAGCAGCGGCGCGGTCTCGTCGTTGTAGACCTTGAACCGGTTGATGATGACGTCCTCGGTGTCATCGGCGCGGCCGCGGCCCTTGAGCCGCTGCAACAGCTCGTCCTCCGACACCCGGAATTCCAGCACCGCGTCGATATCGGTACCGCGGCGTCCGAGCATTTCGTGCAGCGCTTCGGCCTGCTCAATCGAGCGGGGATACCCGTCCAGGATGAAGCCGTCGGCCGCGTCCGGGTCGTCCAACCGGTCGTCGACGAGCTGGTTGGTCAGCTCGGAGGGCACCAGGTCGCCGGCATCCAGGTACCGCTTGGCCTCCAGCCCCAGCTTGGTGCCTTCACCGATATTGCTGCGGAACAGATCCCCGGTGGAGATCTGCGGAATCCCGAGCTTCTCGCTGAGTTTTTCCGACTGTGTTCCCTTACCCGCCCCCGGTGGCCCCAACAAAACGATTCTCACTTGAGGAACCCTTCGTAGTTGCGCTGCATCAGCTGACTCTCGATCTGTTTGACGGTATCCAACCCGACGCCAATCATGATCAGAACCGCAGTACCACCGAATGGCAGATTCTGCACCGCCCCGGCATTGCCGATCTGCAGGAACAAGTTGGGCAGCACCGCGATCGCACCGAGGTAGATCGAGCCCGGGAGCGTGATCCTGCTCAGCACGAAACGCAGATAGTCGGCGGTGGGCTTGCCCGGCCGGATGCCGGGGATGAAGCCGCCGAACTTCTTCATTTCGTCAGCGCGCTCGTCAGGGTTGAAGGTGATCGACACGTAGAAGTACGTGAAGAAGATGATGAGCCCGAAGTAGATGCCGATATAGACCGGATCGCTCGGATCGGACAGGTAAGTGCCGACGAACTTGTCCCACCAGCCGTTGCCCACGCCTCCGCTGCCGCTGCGGATCAACTGGGTGATCAGGTGCGGAATGTAGATCAGCGACGACGCGAAGATGACCGGGATAACACCGGCCTGGTTGACCTTCAGCGGCAGATACGTCGAGGTTCCGCCGTACATGCGCCGGCCCACCATGCGCTTGGCGTACTGCACCGGGATCCGGCGCTGGCCCTGCTCGACGAAGACCACGCCGACGATGATGGCCAGCGCGGCCACACAGACAGCGGCGAAGATCATCCCGCCGCGGCTGTCCAGGATCGTCTTGCCTTCGGACGGAATGCGCGCGGCGATACCGCAGAAAATCAGCAGCGACATGCCGTTGCCGATGCCGCGTTCGGTGATCAGCTCACCCATCCACATCACCAGTGCCGCGCCGCTCGTCATGACCAGCACGATGACGACCAGGGTGAAGATGCTCTGGTCGGCGATGATGTCCAGGGAGCAGCCCTGCAAGAGGCCGCCGTTGGCCGCCAGCGCCACGATGCTGGTGGCCTGCAGAACGGCCAGCGCGATCGCCAGATATCGCGTGTACTGCGTCATCTTGGCCTGGCCGGACTGGCCTTCCTTACGCAACTCCTCGAACCGTGGAATGACCACGGTGAGCAGCTGCACGATGATGCTGGCGGTGATGTAGGGCATCACGCCCACCGCGAACACCGTGAGCTTGAGCAGCGCACCGCCGGAGAACAGGTTGATCAGCGAATAGATCTGGCCGGCCTCGCCGCCGCTGGCCTCTTTTATGCACTGCTGCACGTTCGGGAAGTTGACGCCGGGCGACGGCAACGCTGCGCCCACGCGATACAGCACGACAATGCCGAGCGTGAAGAGGATCTTCCGTCTCAAGTCGACTGTTCGCAGCGACGAGATGAAAGCCGAAAGCACTCTATCCTCCTGCGCGGCCGGGGGTCATCCTGCGTTTACGCGCGCTCAACACCCGCAGGCCAGGACGTACGGCGTCACGCGTCAAATCGTGTACGAGACTAACAGCTGGTGGGACTAGATCCTTAAAAGGGCGTCAAGGAGCCGTTCGAAAAGGCCTGAAAAAATTCAGGAAGCAGACAGCCACGGGGCGTAGAGTTTTGTCAGCTCGTTGCATTTGCTAAGTATCAAAGCTGGGTGTCGAGGGCAGCATGGTGACGGCCGACGGCCAGCGCAGAACACCGAAGAGGAGCACCATGACACGCACTGACCAAGACAGTTGGGACTTGGCCTCCAGCGTCGGCGCCACGGCCACGATGGTCGCCGCGGCCCGCGCGGTGGCCAGCAATGAGGACAACCCGATCATCAACGACCCATTCGCGGGGCCCCTGGTTCGGGCGGTCGGGTTGGATTTTTTTCGCCGGGTGGTCGACGGCGAGCTCACCGCGGCCGAAACACCCGAAGGCGGCCTGGGGGACCTGCAGGTCGAGACCGACTCGATCGCGGTGCGCACTCGCTTCTTCGACGATTTCTTCCTTAATGCCGCGCGCGACGGGATCCGCCAAGCGGTGATTCTGGCCGCCGGGCTCGACGCGCGCGCCTACCGGCTGTCCTGGCCGAACGGCAGCGTGGTTTACGAAGTCGATCAGCCCCAGGTCATCGAGTTCAAGACCGCCACGATGTCGAGCCTGGGCGCCGCACCGTCCACCGAGCGGCGCACCGTCAGCATCGATCTTCGGGAAGACTGGCCGGCGGCCTTGCGCAGCAGCGGGTTTGACGTGACCCAGCCGACGTCGTGGAGCGCCGAGGGCCTGCTGATGTATCTGCCCCCCGAAGCCCAGGACCGCCTGTTCGACAACATCACCTCGCTGTCCGCGCCTTCAAGCATGCTGGCCACCGAGTTTCATCCGCCTTCGGAAACGACGATGTCCGAGCGTGCCCAGGAGTTCAACCAGCGGTGGCTCAAACTGGGCTGCGACATCGACCTGTCGGGATTGTTCTTCGACGGCGAGCGCAGCGATGTCGTCGAGTATCTGAGCGGCCAGGGCTGGGAGGTGAGCTCGCGGCCACGGCGCGAGCTGTTCGGCGATTACGGGCGCGAGTTCCACGACAGCGAGGCGCTGTCCCAACTGCGCAACATCATCGCCGTTACCGCGACTCTTAGTTAGGACCCCGGCATGACGAACACCGACAGCAGCGATTCCAAGCGTTTTGATGGCGACAGCTGGGATTTGGCATCCAGCGTGGGAGCCACCGCCACCGCGGTGGCGGCCCGCCGGGCCATGGCGTCCAAGGGCCCCAACCCGCTGATCGACGATCCGTTCGCCGAGCCGCTGGTCAACGCCGTCGGCGTCGACGCCTTCATCCGGATGATGAACGGCCAGGTCGAGGTCTCCGAGGACGATCCCGCCTTCACCCCGCAGCGGCTCAGTGAGGGCATGGCCGTGCGCACCCGCTACTTCGACAGCTTCTTTCTCGAGGCCGCCGAAGCCGGTGTGCGTCAGGCGGTCATTCTCGCGTCCGGGCTGGACACCCGCGCTTACCGGTTGTCGTGGCCGGCCGACACCGTGCTCTTCGAGATCGATCAGCCGCAGGTGATCGAGTTCAAGACCCGCACCCTGGCCGATCTTGGGGCGGCCCCGACCGTCGATCGCCGGACAGTCGCGATCGACTTGCGGGACGATTGGGTAGGTGCGTTGCGCGGCAACGGATTCGACGCGGCGCGGCCGACGGCCTGGATCGCCGAAGGACTGCTCGGGTACCTGCCGCCGGATGCCCAGGATCGCCTGTTCGACAACATCACCGCGCTGTCGGCTCCCGGCAGCCGCATCGGCACCGGGTACGTCCCCGATATGCGCGACCGCGTCGAAAGGCGGGGTCGCGAGATGAGCGAACGCTGGCGCCGGATGGGCCTGAATCTCAACTGGTCCGAACTGGTCTACACCGGTGAGCGCAACGACGTGGCGGCCTACCTCACCGAACGAGGCTGGCAGACCACCGTGCGTAGCACACCGGAGATGTACGCGCACAATGGTTTTGAGTTCCCCACCGAACCATCCATGGTCGCCTTCGGCGACATCAAATATCTGTCCGCGACGCTAGGAGGCTGAGCATGACCCGTACCGACCAAGACACCTGGGACCTGGCCTCGAGCGTGGGGGCGACCGCGACCTGGGTCGCCGCCTGCCGGGCCCTTGCCGGCAAGCAAGCAGGCGCCCTGATCGACGATCCATTCGCCGACCCGCTGGTTCGTGCGGTGGGTGCGGATTTCTTCATCAAAGTGCTCGACGGCGAAATCACCGATGAGACCGGCGGTCTCGACCCCGACGCGGACCCCGACGAGGAGTTCAACCTGCAGCGGATGGTCAACATGATGGCCGTGCGCACCCGGTATTTCGACGACTTCTTCGCCGACGCGACTGCCGCCGGCATCCGCCAGGTCGTCATCCTGGCCTCCGGCCTGGACTCGCGCCCCTACCGGCTGGCCTGGCCCGAGGGCACCGTCGTGTACGAAATCGACCAACCGGCGGTCATCGAGTTCAAAACCAGCGCGTTATCGAACTTGGGCGCCGAGCCCACTGCCGAGCGCCGGACCGTTGCGGTTGACCTGCGTGACGATTGGCTAAACGCATTGCGCCAAGCCGGTTTTGACGAGACAGAGCCCACGGCGTGGAGCGCTGAGGGCCTGCTGATGTACCTGCCCCCGGAGGCGCAGGATCGGTTGTTCGACGCCATCACCACGCTGAGCGCACCGGGCAGCCGGCTGGCCACCGAATACCACCGCGACGGCCTGCCCCTGCTCGAGAAACGCGCCAAGGCGATGGCCAAGCGCTGGGGGCAATTCGGTTTCGACACCGACGTGTCCAGTCTCGTCTATCACGGTGAACGCACCCCGGCCGCGGATTACCTGAGCGCGGCCGGCTGGCAGATTACGGCGCGCACCCGCGCCGACCAGTTCGCCAAAGCCGGGCTGCCCGTGCCGCCGGGCGAGGGCCTCAAGGCGCTGGAGAACCACATTTCGGTGGTCGCCGTCTTGCAGTAGCGGCTCAGGCCGGTTTGGCCGCCGGCGTGCGAACCACCAACGGCACGGCGGGGAAACACCACGCCAGCTCCGAGCGCGACTTGCGCAGCGCGGCGGTGCCGTAACCCCGCTTGCGGTGGTCGGGGTGGATCCAGACGCGCACCTGCACCTCGCCGTGGTCCAGCTCGCCGAACACCATCCCGACCTTCTCGCCGGAGTCGATGGCCACGAACCACGCGGCCTCCTCGTCGTCGACCCGTCCCAGCGCCGAGCGGATCTCGTCGTCGAGGTTGCCCGCCGGCCCCCCGGACCCGTCGCCGGCCGCTCCCATGTCCTCGGTGCGCACGGCGAAGATGTCGCGATCCGCGTCGGCGGAAAACGCCCGCAGCTCCAGGCTGTCGCCCGAGCTCGCCGGCCGCTCCCCGAGCGTGAAGCTCAGCTGCTTGTTCAGGTCCTCGAGCTCGGCCTGGATGATCTTGCGCGAAGCCTTGGTCAGCTGGCCGAACGACAGACCGAACACCGCTTCGGCGCCCGTGTGCGACGTGCCGAGCAAACCGGCGATCGCCTCGACCGCGGCCGCGTTGTTGTCGGCATCCACAATGAGGTCGAGGACCTCGTGGCGGCGTTCAAGAGCTTTCAACAGGGCATCCGCGATCTCTCTGCGGGCGGCTTTGCGGTCGTGGTCAGTCATTGCACAAGCCTAGATCGCCGCCGGAAGTATCGCGCTAGATGATCGACTTCCCAGCTCCAGGAAACGTTGGTAGCGGTCCTGCACCGCGGCCGCCCAGGCGCGATCGGGGTCGACGATGCGCTCGGTGCTGACCCAGCGCGCGGCATCGGCGATCGATGTCTCCAGCCCGGCCGCCATGCGGCCCAGGAACGCCGCCCCCAGCGCCGCGCCC encodes:
- a CDS encoding sigma-70 family RNA polymerase sigma factor, coding for MARGAGTAAAEAALMKALYDEHAAVLWRYALRLTGDAAHAEDVVQETLLRAWQHPEVVGDTERSARAWLFTVARNMIIDDRRSARYRNVVGSLDEEGAPEQATPDEVNAALDRLLIADAMTQLSAEHRAVIERSYYRGWTTAQIAGDLDIAEGTVKSRLHYAVRALRLTLQELGVTR
- the map gene encoding type I methionyl aminopeptidase, which codes for MRPLARLRSRKVVPQRSAGELDAMAAAGAVVATALQAVHAAAVAGVSTLSLDEIAESVIREAGAIPSFLGYHGYPASICASVNDRVVHGIPSAAEILAPGDLVSIDCGAVLHGWHGDAAITFGVGALDPNDEALSAATRESLEAGIAAMIPGNRLTDVAHAIEMGTRAAEARHRRAFGIVEGYGGHGIGRQMHMDPFLPNEGSPGRGPLLAPGSVLAIEPMLTLGTGKTLVLADDWTVTTTDGSRAAHWEHTVAVTDDGPRILTLS
- a CDS encoding adenylate kinase, with translation MRIVLLGPPGAGKGTQSEKLSEKLGIPQISTGDLFRSNIGEGTKLGLEAKRYLDAGDLVPSELTNQLVDDRLDDPDAADGFILDGYPRSIEQAEALHEMLGRRGTDIDAVLEFRVSEDELLQRLKGRGRADDTEDVIINRFKVYNDETAPLLEYYRDELKTIDAIGSLDEVFARALRALGK
- the secY gene encoding preprotein translocase subunit SecY; this translates as MLSAFISSLRTVDLRRKILFTLGIVVLYRVGAALPSPGVNFPNVQQCIKEASGGEAGQIYSLINLFSGGALLKLTVFAVGVMPYITASIIVQLLTVVIPRFEELRKEGQSGQAKMTQYTRYLAIALAVLQATSIVALAANGGLLQGCSLDIIADQSIFTLVVIVLVMTSGAALVMWMGELITERGIGNGMSLLIFCGIAARIPSEGKTILDSRGGMIFAAVCVAALAIIVGVVFVEQGQRRIPVQYAKRMVGRRMYGGTSTYLPLKVNQAGVIPVIFASSLIYIPHLITQLIRSGSGGVGNGWWDKFVGTYLSDPSDPVYIGIYFGLIIFFTYFYVSITFNPDERADEMKKFGGFIPGIRPGKPTADYLRFVLSRITLPGSIYLGAIAVLPNLFLQIGNAGAVQNLPFGGTAVLIMIGVGLDTVKQIESQLMQRNYEGFLK
- a CDS encoding class I SAM-dependent methyltransferase, encoding MTRTDQDSWDLASSVGATATMVAAARAVASNEDNPIINDPFAGPLVRAVGLDFFRRVVDGELTAAETPEGGLGDLQVETDSIAVRTRFFDDFFLNAARDGIRQAVILAAGLDARAYRLSWPNGSVVYEVDQPQVIEFKTATMSSLGAAPSTERRTVSIDLREDWPAALRSSGFDVTQPTSWSAEGLLMYLPPEAQDRLFDNITSLSAPSSMLATEFHPPSETTMSERAQEFNQRWLKLGCDIDLSGLFFDGERSDVVEYLSGQGWEVSSRPRRELFGDYGREFHDSEALSQLRNIIAVTATLS
- a CDS encoding zf-HC2 domain-containing protein — translated: MDEMKTPTRGVGPPGDNEVFGLIMGDNHRYAMWDAAYVLGSLSSVDRREFEGHMVHCAACREAVAELSGVPALLSQLDREEVAAIAESGDIPPVTPEPSPELLPSLLAKVAWRRRRTRAITWVASSAAAAVLAVGVFVGIQGHTPSATPTQPVAASSEMAQVGTNLLASTVQISSQHWGTSINLKCVCLAPPYAHHDTLAMVVVGRDGSQTRLATWVAEPGHTATPAASISTPIEQIAAVQVVAADSGQVLLQRSL